ATTGAATTCATGACGGCGGTGCCGTCCGACAGCGTGGTCGTTCCAAAGCTTGGATTCAGCGAGCTTGTATTGCCGGTCTGAGAGGTGGTGCCCGAGCCGGTCTGGAGGTCGAGATGGCTGCTGTGCGCGCGCCAGTCGATCCCGATCTGCTTGAGCAAATCGTCGTCGATCTCGATGATGTTGGCTTCGATCTCAATCACCTTCGGGCGTACGTCGAGCGGGCTGATCAGTGCGTCGTACTGATCAATGCGCTGCGGGACATCGCGCACCAGCACGGAGTTGGTGATCGGATCGGCCTGGATCACTGGCAGTGACGCATCCACCCCGCCGGAGCCGCCGCCGTTGTTGCTGTTGCTGTTGCCGCCAAAGAATGCATCTCCGCCTGCCGCGCCCGGATTACCCGTCATGCCGCCGACTGCACCACCGTAGGTTGCCCCCGCGTTCAGATTCGAGGGCAACGGCGGCACTAGTATCTGCGGCGCGCCGTCGCCTCCGCCACTGCCGACAGTGCTGCTAAGGCCGCCGTCGTCGGCGTTGCCGCCCAGATCGCTCATCTGCTGCACGCGCTGGATACTTGGCGAGCCTGAAGCCGGCGCATTATCTAAGCCGCGCCGGGGATGGTAGATGCTCGACAGCACGCTCGCCACGCCGGCCACCGTAATGTTCTGGCCGTCGATCTGGACCTTGTGGTCGTCGGCCCAGGCGTGATGCAGCTTGAACACCCTTACCACCGATCCCGAAGTGCGGTCTTTCGACTGGTCAACCCGCTGAGCGATCGACCGCACAACCTGCACGTATTGCGGCGGACCGTTCACCAGCACGATGCCGGCCGCCGCGTCATAGGTCACTGGAAAGCGCGGGTCGTCAAGCCGCATCGAACGCAGCGCGCGGACCAGACGGGCGGGCGAAGCCTGATCGAGATAGATCACCTGGCGGGTTACATCGTTGGCATTGCTGATTGAGAGGATATTGCCGTCGTAGAACCAGACCAAGCCGAACGTGGACGCGAGCGTATCGAGAAAGCGCTGCGGCGTCATGTTGAATTCGCCGCTGACCGTGCCTTGCACGTTGCTGGCGATCGAGGTGGTGATGCCCTGGCTTGCCGTGAAATCGCGCAGTATGTCGGTCAGGTTTTTACCTTGCGCATGGATATGCACGGTCTGATTGCGCCAGCGCACCGGTCTGGCGTGCGTCGACGAGGACACGCCCGCGCTGATGAGTGCAGCAACGAGTATCGCCCTGAAGAGGGTCGTCGATTTCATGTCGGATGGGGAATAGGAATTGGACGGATGTCGAATAGGCTCGCGGCCAGGAAAAGCTAGCGTTCCAGCGTTTCGGAAGGCAGTTCGTGAAATTGCTTGCGATATCCGTTGATGAGCGTCGAGCGGTTCTTCACGCCCCATCGGCCGGCCGCGTGCAATATTCCGCGCTCGCGGGCGAACGGCCCGTCGAGGAGTTCCCCGCGAATACGCTCCATCCGCAGGCGGCGGATCAACTCGGTAGGCGAAAGTCCCAGTAAGGCGCGAAACGCGCTTTGCAATGCGCGTTCGGTCACGCCGATCTCCGCCGCGACTTCCCGGACCGACAGATCATGACGATCGAGGTTTTCGAGCACGAACTGATAAGCACGCCGATATTTTGCAGGCAACCGTGCGCCTACATCGTCAAGTTGCGGCGCGGCCTTCGTGTTCCGCTCAATAACGAGCGCGCGCAGATGTGAATCCGCGCGCAGGCACTGCATCGCGACCAGTGCATAGCCGCTATACAGCTGCGTTGCTTCCAGCCCGCGCCCTTGCGACTGCCGCACCTTGGAAAGACAGTAGAGGTATTCAAGTTGACGATGTCCTGTGAAGATCCGCTGCGCCTCGTGGTGCAGCGGGTCGAGCACTTCTTCCGCCAATTGCGGCGCGGCGCCGGCAAGGGCGGCGAGCGCCGCTTCAAGCCGCGCGGTGCGCTGGTAATCCGGCAGGTTTTCCTCGCGTGCCCAGCGCAGATGGTCGAGCAGCTTGCCGAACGCGGTGCGCTCGCCGCTGGCCGCCG
The DNA window shown above is from Paraburkholderia youngii and carries:
- the sctC gene encoding type III secretion system outer membrane ring subunit SctC gives rise to the protein MKSTTLFRAILVAALISAGVSSSTHARPVRWRNQTVHIHAQGKNLTDILRDFTASQGITTSIASNVQGTVSGEFNMTPQRFLDTLASTFGLVWFYDGNILSISNANDVTRQVIYLDQASPARLVRALRSMRLDDPRFPVTYDAAAGIVLVNGPPQYVQVVRSIAQRVDQSKDRTSGSVVRVFKLHHAWADDHKVQIDGQNITVAGVASVLSSIYHPRRGLDNAPASGSPSIQRVQQMSDLGGNADDGGLSSTVGSGGGDGAPQILVPPLPSNLNAGATYGGAVGGMTGNPGAAGGDAFFGGNSNSNNGGGSGGVDASLPVIQADPITNSVLVRDVPQRIDQYDALISPLDVRPKVIEIEANIIEIDDDLLKQIGIDWRAHSSHLDLQTGSGTTSQTGNTSSLNPSFGTTTLSDGTAVMNSMPVGGSITALLGDAGRYLLARVNASESTTLAKIDATPKVATLDNVEAVMDNKTRFFVRVSGYTSADLYSISTGVSLRVLPMVAQENGETRIKLTVHIEDGQIAGDQTVDTLPVITESVINTQAFVTQGESLLIVGYSTDAESNGTTIVPGNSKIPVLGALFRNNSDSRSHMKRIFLLTPRMIEF
- a CDS encoding helix-turn-helix transcriptional regulator, with the translated sequence ASCSVNGDPFAARFLKAVTEGRLASARSIAGRWAEDPGTGNEGASVVQCHADVQLMARVEVEAEEAYRRSQKMIRSSKQALRVASSRNAGWQALFRNRLGTALACFSRLADETNITPSRAAEARFALVCILQELGKTAQIGPALADLRSRLYEIDGESRGHWRELVDTLAFDLAVQADIRSAAALQDHVFWQSSLADRATHVFGTPSRGIDELLADTAHVRSPLLRMRIESLRQQRAAASGERTAFGKLLDHLRWAREENLPDYQRTARLEAALAALAGAAPQLAEEVLDPLHHEAQRIFTGHRQLEYLYCLSKVRQSQGRGLEATQLYSGYALVAMQCLRADSHLRALVIERNTKAAPQLDDVGARLPAKYRRAYQFVLENLDRHDLSVREVAAEIGVTERALQSAFRALLGLSPTELIRRLRMERIRGELLDGPFARERGILHAAGRWGVKNRSTLINGYRKQFHELPSETLER